From Bradyrhizobium symbiodeficiens, the proteins below share one genomic window:
- a CDS encoding MBL fold metallo-hydrolase, which produces MPLWTCETCGAQFPDGGNPPASCVICEDERQFVNWNGQTFLTREELARGHRLVQRDDLGLTGIGMEPSFAIGQRALLVPQGDGCVMWDCIPLATDDAIPYVAALGGLKAIAISHPHYYGAAADWSDVFGGVPVYLHADDRAFVTRPHPSIVHWTGESHRISDDVLLLRTGGHFAGATMLHSARSADGRGALLTGDIAQVTMDRRFVSFMYSYPNYMPLNAAAVRRIAAAVEPLAFDRIYGAWWGRNIAGGAKAAFAASVERYLAAIA; this is translated from the coding sequence ATGCCTCTCTGGACCTGCGAAACCTGCGGCGCGCAATTCCCGGACGGCGGAAATCCACCCGCCTCCTGCGTGATCTGCGAGGACGAGCGGCAGTTCGTGAACTGGAACGGGCAGACCTTTCTCACGCGCGAGGAACTCGCGCGGGGACACAGGCTGGTGCAACGCGACGATCTCGGCCTCACCGGAATCGGCATGGAGCCGAGCTTCGCCATCGGGCAGCGCGCGCTGCTGGTGCCTCAAGGCGACGGCTGCGTGATGTGGGATTGCATTCCGCTCGCAACCGACGACGCCATCCCATACGTCGCAGCGCTCGGCGGCCTGAAGGCGATCGCGATCTCGCATCCGCATTACTACGGCGCGGCCGCCGACTGGAGTGACGTCTTTGGCGGCGTGCCGGTTTATCTGCATGCCGACGATCGCGCTTTCGTCACGCGGCCGCATCCTTCCATCGTGCACTGGACCGGAGAAAGCCACCGCATCTCCGACGATGTGCTGCTGCTGCGCACCGGCGGTCATTTCGCCGGCGCCACCATGCTGCACTCGGCGCGCAGTGCGGATGGCAGGGGCGCCCTGCTCACCGGCGACATCGCACAGGTGACGATGGACCGCCGCTTCGTCAGCTTCATGTATTCCTACCCCAACTACATGCCGCTCAATGCAGCCGCGGTGCGACGGATCGCGGCCGCCGTCGAGCCGCTCGCCTTCGACCGCATCTATGGCGCCTGGTGGGGGCGCAACATCGCTGGCGGCGCCAAGGCGGCCTTCGCGGCATCGGTGGAACGCTATCTGGCGGCCATCGCGTGA
- a CDS encoding MFS transporter has translation MTSRPPSSSRIWPLFALNFFMADMQSGIGPFVGVFLQERGWATGLIGTAMTIGNVAGMLVTTPIGGFIDSSRNKRLWVVIPGVCVVLASAIILISQNFWAVTFSQVAQSLASAAIVPAVTGITLGIAKQKGFNALNGRNQAFNHAGNMVGAALSGYLGYRFGYVAVFVLAAVFGAIAIACVMMIPAKAIDDRAARGSKEDDPDSAPDAFTMLLKHRALLVLALALALFHLGNAAIVPLYGLAAVAEGQASGPSFVATTVVIAQGVMVVTSLIAMKAASKRNYWPIVLISFMFLPIRGVLAFFVTGWWGVVPMQVLDGIGTGLQTVAVPGIVARALNGTGRINLGQGAVITVQGVGASLSPALGGWIAQWIGYGPTFLLLGGFGLASMALWLAFGAAVKKY, from the coding sequence ATGACTTCGCGGCCTCCCTCCTCGTCCCGTATCTGGCCCCTCTTCGCGCTCAACTTCTTCATGGCCGACATGCAGTCGGGCATCGGGCCGTTCGTCGGCGTCTTTCTCCAGGAGCGTGGCTGGGCGACCGGGCTGATCGGCACCGCGATGACGATCGGCAATGTCGCGGGCATGCTGGTCACGACGCCGATCGGCGGCTTCATCGATTCCAGCCGCAACAAACGCCTGTGGGTCGTCATTCCCGGCGTCTGTGTCGTTCTCGCCTCCGCCATCATCCTGATTTCGCAGAATTTCTGGGCGGTGACGTTCTCCCAGGTCGCGCAGTCGCTGGCGAGCGCCGCCATCGTGCCGGCGGTCACCGGGATCACACTCGGCATCGCCAAGCAGAAGGGCTTCAACGCGCTCAACGGCCGCAACCAGGCGTTCAACCACGCCGGCAACATGGTTGGCGCGGCACTGTCCGGCTATCTCGGCTACAGATTCGGTTACGTCGCCGTATTCGTGCTGGCGGCCGTGTTCGGCGCCATCGCGATCGCCTGCGTGATGATGATCCCGGCCAAGGCGATCGACGATCGCGCCGCACGCGGCAGCAAGGAGGATGATCCCGACAGCGCGCCGGACGCATTCACGATGCTGCTCAAGCACCGGGCGCTGCTGGTGCTGGCGCTGGCGCTCGCACTGTTTCATCTCGGCAATGCCGCGATCGTTCCGCTCTACGGCCTTGCGGCGGTGGCCGAAGGACAGGCCAGCGGCCCGAGCTTCGTCGCAACCACCGTGGTGATCGCGCAGGGCGTGATGGTCGTGACGTCGCTGATCGCGATGAAGGCCGCGAGCAAGCGCAATTACTGGCCGATCGTCCTGATCTCTTTCATGTTCCTGCCCATCCGCGGCGTGCTGGCCTTCTTCGTCACGGGATGGTGGGGCGTGGTACCGATGCAGGTGCTCGACGGCATCGGCACCGGACTGCAGACGGTCGCCGTTCCCGGCATAGTCGCGCGCGCGCTCAACGGCACCGGCCGCATCAATCTCGGCCAGGGCGCCGTGATCACGGTGCAGGGCGTCGGTGCCAGCCTCAGTCCCGCGCTCGGCGGCTGGATCGCGCAATGGATCGGCTACGGACCGACCTTCCTGCTGCTCGGCGGCTTTGG